The nucleotide window AGGAATCGTCAGACGGTTCGTCCAATGAGCCAGGCGGAGAAGATACGGCAGCAGAGACGAAGATTGTTTATTTCGGTTCCGGGTATCTCCTGGAGGAACAGATGGACAGCATTGTTTCTGGAGGAAATTACGAACTGGTCATGAATTGTCTGAGCAGCCTTGTGGATCACGAGACGACAGTGGCGATTCCCGCTAAAAGCCTGGAGACGGAGTACCTGACCATGACAGCTGCAAACGTCAACTTGTGGAGCATTATCATGGTGGCGGCGCTTCCCATCGCAGCAGTGGCCTCCGGCGGCGTTATCTGGTATAGGAGGAGGAAACGATGAAAGGGAAAAAACTGATTTTCGTACTGATACTTCTGGCTATATGTATCGGCGTTTATTTTGTGGTAAAGCGTCTGGATCTGGATAAAACGGACAGTGGAAAAGAAGAGACGGTTTACGTCAATCAGATGGAAGCAGGCGAAATCACCGGCTTTTCTTATGTGAGCGGAGAAGACACACTTAGTTTTTCCAAGGACGGAGACACCTGGCGTTATGATGGGGACCAGCAGCTATCCATGAACCAGACTTCGATAACCTCTATGGTGGCCGCGCTGGCAGAAATTCAGGCGATGCAGGCACTGGACGATCACGAGGAGCTTTCGGAATATGGCTTGGATACGCCGTCCAATACGATTTCTATCAAGGCAAAGGAGGGAACAAAGGAGCTCATCATCGGGAACAAAAACGAGGCGGCCGATGGTTATTATGCTATGATAAACGGTGAAGACAAGGTTTATTTAATCTCTTCTTCCC belongs to Qiania dongpingensis and includes:
- a CDS encoding DUF4340 domain-containing protein — encoded protein: MKGKKLIFVLILLAICIGVYFVVKRLDLDKTDSGKEETVYVNQMEAGEITGFSYVSGEDTLSFSKDGDTWRYDGDQQLSMNQTSITSMVAALAEIQAMQALDDHEELSEYGLDTPSNTISIKAKEGTKELIIGNKNEAADGYYAMINGEDKVYLISSSLPSKFSAALDTLEETEAEETTAEDETAAEGETASQE